The following is a genomic window from Marinococcus sp. PL1-022.
CATACGGTGCGGAACTGGTGCTCACACCGGGACCTGACGGCATGGGTGGTGCGATTTCTAAAGCGAACGAGCTTGCTGAAGAAAAAGGCTACTTTATGCCGCAGCAGTTTGAAAATGAAGCGAATCCGAAAATCCACCGTGAAACGACTGGCCGTGAACTGCTGGATCAGATTGATGGGCCGATTGATTCCTTCGTTTCCGGCATCGGCACCGGCGGTACGATTTCCGGTGCAGGCGGCCTGTTGAAGGAGCACTATCCGGAGATGCGTATTGTAGGTATTGAACCAGCGGATTCCCCGATTCTAAACGGCGGAAATAAAGGCCCTCATAAAATCCAGGGAATTGGTGCCGGATTTGTACCGGGCACGCTGAATACAGAGATTTATGATGAAGTAGCGGTAGCAACGACGGAGCAGTCGTTTGAATATGCACGCCGTGCTGCCCGTGAGGAAGGCGTTTTAGGCGGTATTTCTTCCGGATCGGCTATTTACGTTGCTCTTCAGGAAGCGAAAAAGCTCGGCAAGGGCAAAAAAGTTGTGGCTGTCATTCCTAGTAACGGGGAGCGTTATCTTAGTACGCCTCTCTATCAGTTTGAAGAGACTACAGACTAGCATAAATTCTTTAAAGAGTCCGTACCCTGAAAAGGGGCGGGCTTTTTTTATGGAATTATCTTTAATGATGCACTTTGGTTTATTTGGAGTGAATGATAACGAAAAAGGGTAATGAAGCAAACGCAGCGTTCTGATTGTTTTTTTATAAAATATTTCGTAGACTTGTAGGAAATATAAAGAGAATTTTCTGTAAAACAGAGAGAATTGGATGAAACCGGGGGCATACACATAATGGATGAGCGACTGGCCCGAGGGCCTCAAGCAGGAGAATCATATACACAGAGTACGACGTCGTTTTTTCAGACAAATGACCAGTTTTTTCAGGCGTTTGAGTTTCGTGCAAGGGAGGAGCCTTATCACGTGCTGCTTGAAAGCGGGCGCCAGGGCGAACTCGATATTGCTGCCCTTCGTCCCTTTGGGGTAGTGGAAGGGAAAAACAAAGAGACGACCCTTCATAGGCAGGGAAGCACTGAAATGCATGCGGGAGACCCGCTTGAAGCATTGGCAAAATGGATGGAGCCGTACAATCTGCCAACGGACTCTGCTCTTCCTTCGTTCCAGGGAGGCGCAGTAGGCCAGATAAGCTATGACTATGTACGATATATTGAGCATCTGCCGGAGCTTGCGGTGGATGATCTGAAAATGCCGGATGCGTATTTTCTCCTGTACGATCTGTTTTTTATTCACGATAAAAAAGCGGGTAAAACGTGGATTTGGCATTTGCATGCCGAAGAGGAAGACGCCGGTGAATTTCTCGGGAAATGGAAAAAAGCATGGTCGGAAGCGGCTGAAGCGTTTTCCGGGCAGGAGCGTTCAGAAGCGAAGGGGGCTGTCTCTGCCGAAAAGTCGGTGCCGTCCTTTTCCGGGGAATTATTCGGCGGAGCGGTAGAGCAGATTAAAGAATACATTGCCGCGGGAGACGTGTTTCAGGTGAATTTATCCACCCGCCAGACACAGCTCCTGCATACCTCAGCCTTTCACATTTATCAGAAGCTGAGAGAGCTGAATCCTTCCCCGTATATGGGCTATATGCATACACCGGACTGGCAGACGGTTAGCGCCTCTCCGGAGCTGCTGGTTAAAAAACGGGGTGCAGAGGTGTCCACGCGCCCGATCGCCGGGACCCGTTCGAGAGGAAAGGACGAAGAGGAGGATATGGCGCTTGAACAGGAATTGATGGGCACAGAAAAAGAGCGGGCTGAGCATGTTATGCTCGTCGATCTTGAAAGAAACGATCTTGGCCGTGTCTGCCACTACGGTTCGGTGAAGGTGGATGAATTAATGGCGGTGGAGCGGTATTCCCACGTGATGCATATTGTTTCCAATGTAAGGGGGATACTTGCTGAAACAGAGCAGGTATATGATATGATAAGGGCAGTGTTTCCTGGAGGGACGATCACCGGTGCTCCGAAAATACGGACGATGGAAATTATTGAAGAGCTTGAGCCGGTACGCCGGGGTTTCTATACAGGATCGTTCGGCTGGATCGGCTACAACAAGGATGCGGAGCTGAACATTTCCATCCGCACGATGCTTGCCAAGGACGGGTACGCTCATGTGCAGGCAGGGGCCGGGATCGTCATCGACTCTGATCCAAGAGCAGAATACAAAGAATCAATCAAAAAAGCTAAAGCATTATGGGAAGCGAAAAGACAGAGTGAAGCAGAGGCCGGCATTATCCATGAGCAGAGCTGAGACTAGAATAGAAAGGAAGATTTTCGCATGATTTTAATGATTGATAACTATGATTCGTTTACGTACAATCTCGTGCAATACCTCGGTGAAATGGGAGAAGAACTCGAAGTACGGCGTAACGACCAAATTACAGTGGAGGAGATCGCCCGGTTGAATCCGGATATTCTGATGATTTCCCCGGGGCCCTGCAGTCCGGATGAGGCAGGAATCAGCGTCGAAGCGATACGCCGCTTTGCCGGAGAAATCCCGATTTTTGGTGTCTGTCTCGGCCACCAGGCGATTGCGCAGGCCTTCGACGGCGATGTTGTACGGGCGGAGCGGCTGATGCATGGGAAAACGTCGGAGATCCACCATGACGGTGTAAGTATTTACGCTGATCTTCCAAATCCGTTAACGGCGACAAGGTACCACTCGTTAATTGTGAAAAGAGACACACTGCCGGACTGCTTTGATATCACCTCGGAAACGGAAGCCGGGGAGATTATGGGGATCCGCCACCGCACCCTCCCTGTTGAGGGTGTACAGTTTCACCCTGAATCGATTATGACCGGTGAAGGAAAACAGATGCTCAAGCGCTTTGTGGACCGGCACCGGAAGTCTGAAGAGGTGCTGTAGCATTGTATGTGCATATAGACGGGGAAATAAAGAAGGCGGGCGAAGCTCGTCTTTCTGTATTTGACCACGGTTTTATGTATGGGCTTGGCTTATTTGAGACGTTTAGGGTGTATAATGGTCATCCGTTTTTACTGGATGCTCATATGGAAAGGCTCGAAGCCGGTGCAGAAGAGCTCGGCATTGTCTTTCACTATGAGCGGAAAACAGTCGAAGCAGAAATCAGGCAGCTGCTTGATGCCAATGGACTGAAGGATGCCTACGTGCGGTATAACGTATCCGCAGGGCCGGGGGGCCTGGGAATTCAGACGACCCCCTACCTTGAGCCGGCTATTGTTATTTACATGAAGCCGCTTCCGGCAGCGGGAGCGGAG
Proteins encoded in this region:
- the cysK gene encoding cysteine synthase A, whose amino-acid sequence is MKAANNVTELIGNTPVVKLNRLTGENDADVYLKLEYMNPGSSVKDRIGLAMIEAAERDGRLKEGDTIVEPTSGNTGIGLAMVAAAKGYPAVLVMPETMSMERRNLLRAYGAELVLTPGPDGMGGAISKANELAEEKGYFMPQQFENEANPKIHRETTGRELLDQIDGPIDSFVSGIGTGGTISGAGGLLKEHYPEMRIVGIEPADSPILNGGNKGPHKIQGIGAGFVPGTLNTEIYDEVAVATTEQSFEYARRAAREEGVLGGISSGSAIYVALQEAKKLGKGKKVVAVIPSNGERYLSTPLYQFEETTD
- a CDS encoding anthranilate synthase component I family protein, yielding MDERLARGPQAGESYTQSTTSFFQTNDQFFQAFEFRAREEPYHVLLESGRQGELDIAALRPFGVVEGKNKETTLHRQGSTEMHAGDPLEALAKWMEPYNLPTDSALPSFQGGAVGQISYDYVRYIEHLPELAVDDLKMPDAYFLLYDLFFIHDKKAGKTWIWHLHAEEEDAGEFLGKWKKAWSEAAEAFSGQERSEAKGAVSAEKSVPSFSGELFGGAVEQIKEYIAAGDVFQVNLSTRQTQLLHTSAFHIYQKLRELNPSPYMGYMHTPDWQTVSASPELLVKKRGAEVSTRPIAGTRSRGKDEEEDMALEQELMGTEKERAEHVMLVDLERNDLGRVCHYGSVKVDELMAVERYSHVMHIVSNVRGILAETEQVYDMIRAVFPGGTITGAPKIRTMEIIEELEPVRRGFYTGSFGWIGYNKDAELNISIRTMLAKDGYAHVQAGAGIVIDSDPRAEYKESIKKAKALWEAKRQSEAEAGIIHEQS
- the pabA gene encoding aminodeoxychorismate/anthranilate synthase component II; this encodes MILMIDNYDSFTYNLVQYLGEMGEELEVRRNDQITVEEIARLNPDILMISPGPCSPDEAGISVEAIRRFAGEIPIFGVCLGHQAIAQAFDGDVVRAERLMHGKTSEIHHDGVSIYADLPNPLTATRYHSLIVKRDTLPDCFDITSETEAGEIMGIRHRTLPVEGVQFHPESIMTGEGKQMLKRFVDRHRKSEEVL